The proteins below are encoded in one region of Levilactobacillus namurensis:
- a CDS encoding glycosyltransferase: MSVLDVFVFISILVIWGIMAVNLILTVAGYTQYLKDVRTPLPALPDQAPFVSVMVPAHNEGVVIVRTVLSLLNFDYPHDRYEIIVINDNSSDNSAQLLANIQASYPERNLSVINTDKTNGGKGKSNALNIGLKQAKGSVISIYDADNTPERPALRRLVAELMSHPEYGAVIGKFRTRNKNATLLTRFINVETLSFQWMAQAGRLRLFKLCTIPGTNYVIRRDLLERIGGWDTKALAEDTEVSFRVYRAGYRIYFQPAAVTWEREPQTLDVWFHQRTRWVKGNIYVILKNLHLVFTKSGRAIRFDLLYFLSIYFLLMTSLILSDTVFVLSVADIAHSSLQGFNNALWAFAVVLFVISTFVTITTEKGEMTLSNLLIIIFMYVVYSQMWLAVAAYGMVGYIREQVFHQQAKWYKTKRYQ; this comes from the coding sequence ATGAGTGTTCTTGATGTGTTTGTATTTATTTCCATTCTAGTAATTTGGGGAATCATGGCCGTTAACCTGATCTTGACGGTGGCGGGGTACACCCAGTACCTTAAGGATGTACGGACGCCGTTACCGGCCCTACCAGACCAGGCGCCGTTCGTCAGCGTCATGGTACCTGCCCATAACGAAGGCGTGGTCATCGTGCGCACGGTCCTGTCGCTCTTGAACTTCGACTACCCGCACGACCGCTACGAGATTATCGTGATCAACGATAATTCGAGTGACAACTCGGCCCAGTTGCTGGCGAACATCCAGGCCAGTTACCCGGAGCGTAACTTATCCGTGATCAATACGGATAAGACCAACGGGGGGAAGGGCAAATCGAACGCCTTAAATATTGGACTAAAACAGGCCAAGGGGAGCGTCATTTCCATCTACGATGCCGATAACACCCCGGAGCGGCCGGCCCTGCGGCGCTTGGTCGCCGAGCTGATGAGTCACCCCGAATACGGCGCCGTGATTGGGAAGTTCCGGACGCGGAATAAGAACGCGACCTTGCTGACCCGGTTCATTAACGTCGAGACCCTGTCCTTTCAGTGGATGGCCCAAGCCGGACGGTTACGGCTCTTCAAGCTCTGTACGATTCCGGGGACCAACTACGTGATTCGACGGGACCTGCTCGAGCGGATCGGCGGTTGGGACACTAAGGCCTTAGCGGAGGATACCGAGGTTAGCTTTCGGGTCTACCGGGCCGGGTACCGCATCTACTTTCAACCGGCCGCGGTGACCTGGGAGCGGGAACCCCAGACGCTGGACGTGTGGTTCCATCAACGGACACGTTGGGTCAAAGGTAACATCTACGTGATCTTGAAGAATCTGCACCTGGTGTTCACCAAGAGCGGCCGGGCAATTCGCTTCGACCTCTTGTATTTCTTGTCGATTTACTTTCTTTTAATGACGTCGTTGATCTTGTCGGATACGGTCTTTGTCTTGTCCGTCGCCGACATTGCCCATTCGAGCCTGCAGGGCTTCAATAATGCTTTGTGGGCCTTCGCCGTGGTCCTGTTCGTGATTAGTACGTTCGTGACCATCACCACGGAGAAGGGGGAAATGACGCTGAGCAATCTGTTGATCATTATCTTTATGTACGTGGTTTACAGCCAGATGTGGTTGGCTGTAGCCGCCTATGGAATGGTGGGGTATATTCGTGAACAAGTCTTTCATCAGCAAGCGAAATGGTATAAAACAAAGCGGTATCAGTAG
- a CDS encoding glycosyl hydrolase family 8, with protein sequence MKRWTILIVMLVGLLSLSSCGAQPATMTPPDQSPRLFLTRTKHHTTADQHHQRALVSFLERKMLTDQGIYTNYADTTTRQAGKATGHELLSESAGMWLLYLAQTKQFKRFRTFYQATVKTFGDHGQFSYRYDPRNHKRFAVNATLDDLRIIRALNTYDALTGSRRYRQAATTSSLAYADFKVLHYYQQNSPKGRKHYRQQLKVVKGGYLGDVFPLYAASFNWHTLAYSTKNLNTSEALETLLHLAEIGQLRAASKGWLVQQVQRHQLYNGYTTAGSASDTGQSAGNYALAAMIFAVEHDQANYRRAMRAVWANQITQGTMTGALGDAQTRQSYSFNNLTAILAANY encoded by the coding sequence GTGAAGCGATGGACGATACTGATAGTCATGCTAGTTGGTTTACTGAGTCTGAGTAGTTGTGGGGCGCAACCAGCGACCATGACGCCTCCGGACCAGTCGCCACGACTATTCCTCACCCGGACTAAGCACCACACGACCGCGGACCAGCACCATCAACGAGCACTGGTCAGCTTTTTAGAACGGAAGATGCTGACCGACCAGGGAATCTACACCAACTACGCAGATACGACGACCCGGCAAGCGGGGAAGGCTACTGGCCACGAACTTTTAAGCGAATCGGCGGGGATGTGGTTACTGTACTTAGCCCAAACCAAACAATTTAAGCGCTTCCGGACCTTTTATCAAGCCACGGTCAAGACCTTTGGCGACCACGGTCAATTCAGCTACCGCTACGATCCCCGGAACCATAAGCGTTTTGCGGTCAACGCGACCTTAGACGACCTGCGGATTATTCGGGCGTTGAACACTTACGATGCCCTGACTGGTAGTCGGCGGTACCGGCAAGCGGCGACCACGAGCAGTTTGGCGTACGCGGACTTCAAGGTCTTGCACTATTACCAGCAGAACAGTCCTAAGGGACGCAAACACTACCGGCAACAGCTCAAGGTGGTCAAGGGCGGGTACCTGGGCGACGTGTTCCCGTTATACGCGGCGAGCTTTAACTGGCACACCCTGGCGTATTCGACCAAGAATCTGAACACCTCGGAAGCGTTGGAGACGCTACTTCACTTGGCGGAGATCGGACAGTTACGCGCGGCCAGCAAGGGCTGGTTAGTCCAACAAGTCCAGCGCCATCAGCTCTATAACGGCTACACCACGGCGGGGAGTGCCAGTGACACGGGCCAATCTGCCGGGAACTATGCGTTGGCGGCCATGATCTTTGCGGTGGAGCATGATCAGGCAAATTATCGCCGGGCGATGCGGGCGGTCTGGGCCAACCAGATTACCCAAGGCACCATGACCGGAGCCCTGGGGGACGCCCAGACCCGGCAGAGTTATTCATTTAACAACCTAACGGCCATCTTAGCGGCTAATTATTAA
- a CDS encoding YaaL family protein encodes MFGRKKRHVAELKTFYDNQLLDTIDAAKGRWDHAKQTQEAIADADNEMTANTALARQTYLFLYREARRRHVRSTHIAPTVYQD; translated from the coding sequence ATGTTTGGACGAAAGAAACGGCACGTTGCAGAATTGAAGACGTTCTATGATAATCAGCTGTTGGACACCATCGACGCTGCTAAGGGGCGCTGGGACCACGCCAAGCAGACCCAAGAGGCCATTGCGGATGCGGACAATGAGATGACCGCGAACACGGCTTTAGCGCGACAAACGTACCTCTTTTTGTACCGCGAAGCTCGGCGGCGACACGTCCGCAGCACGCACATCGCCCCTACCGTTTATCAAGATTAA
- the recR gene encoding recombination mediator RecR yields the protein MQYPEPIAQLIDSYMKLPGIGQKSATRLAFFTIDMDKDDVAAFSKALVSAKRDLHFCSICGNITESDPCSICADKTRDQSHVLVVEQAKDIMVMERMKEYHGLYHVLHGVMSPIEGKGPDDLNISSLISRLQQNPAIKEVIIATNATPEGEATAMYLSRLIKPAGIKVTRLAHGLSVGSDIEYADEMTLFKAVEGRTEM from the coding sequence ATGCAATATCCAGAACCCATCGCACAATTGATCGATAGTTACATGAAGTTGCCGGGGATTGGCCAGAAATCGGCGACGCGGCTGGCATTCTTCACCATTGATATGGATAAAGACGATGTGGCGGCCTTCTCGAAGGCCTTGGTCTCCGCTAAGCGTGACCTGCACTTCTGCTCCATCTGTGGCAACATCACGGAGAGTGACCCTTGCAGCATCTGCGCGGATAAGACGCGGGATCAGTCGCACGTCTTGGTGGTTGAACAAGCCAAAGATATCATGGTGATGGAGCGGATGAAAGAATACCATGGCCTGTACCACGTCTTGCACGGGGTCATGTCCCCCATCGAGGGGAAGGGGCCGGACGACTTAAACATCAGTAGTCTGATCAGTCGGCTCCAGCAGAATCCAGCCATCAAGGAAGTCATTATCGCCACGAACGCCACACCGGAAGGGGAAGCCACGGCCATGTATCTGTCGCGGCTGATCAAGCCAGCGGGCATTAAGGTGACCCGGTTGGCGCACGGACTTTCCGTGGGCAGTGATATCGAGTATGCTGACGAAATGACTCTGTTTAAGGCCGTTGAAGGCCGGACGGAGATGTAA
- a CDS encoding YbaB/EbfC family nucleoid-associated protein: MRGMGNMGNMMKQMRQMQKKMEADQAALNAQTFTGASPDDLVKATFTGDRKMTDLTIKPEAIDPDDPDMLADLVLAAVNAALAEVDETTKKSLGKYTQGMNIPGL, translated from the coding sequence ATGCGTGGAATGGGAAATATGGGAAACATGATGAAGCAGATGCGGCAAATGCAAAAGAAGATGGAGGCGGACCAAGCTGCCTTGAACGCCCAAACGTTTACGGGAGCCTCACCAGATGACTTGGTTAAAGCCACCTTTACTGGGGACCGGAAGATGACGGACCTGACGATTAAGCCCGAAGCCATCGATCCAGACGATCCGGATATGTTGGCTGACTTGGTCCTGGCCGCCGTTAATGCCGCTTTGGCTGAAGTTGACGAGACCACTAAGAAGAGTTTAGGCAAGTACACGCAGGGGATGAACATTCCTGGCTTGTAA
- the dnaX gene encoding DNA polymerase III subunit gamma/tau: MAYQALYRVWRPQRFDDMIGQEVITRTLKNAITTNQISHAYLFAGPRGTGKTSAAKIFAKAINCHHQKDGEPCNECDTCKAITAGTLNDVIEIDAASNNGVEEIRDIRDKVKYAPTVADYKVYIIDEVHMLSAGAFNALLKTLEEPPANVIFILATTEPHKIPATIISRVQRFDFKRIAASDSYDRMTYILKQKNVTYDDQAIKVIAKAAEGGMRDALSILDQALSFGDNEITLDNALLVTGSVTHELLATYVQQVLAGETKAGLATLQSVLEAGKDAERFTEDLISYARDLLLYQQAPQLVEEAEMGSVSADFQALAKQTPAATMYAMINELNAIQQQMRFTTHPDVYLEILTIKLAEIGQTKGAAPVAATAAPVAAATPTPAAESQVQALQHQVDQLKTTLERLEQAGGVKAAQPAARPKPRVTANQQEKEVNLAKIYPVLGSATRGKLNQLQEVWPDLLNSLSVTQRAVMKVSQPVAAADSGVIVAFDYSFLYQRATTDQELTDALENGLDRMIGSALPVVFVPKDQWPTIRKDYLATHKADLQQHAASHQATPAPDGQPTDAVAPIPADQPAANPVVTKAEDLFGKDIVDVQHD; this comes from the coding sequence ATGGCTTATCAAGCACTTTATCGGGTCTGGCGTCCGCAACGGTTCGACGACATGATCGGACAAGAAGTGATCACGCGGACTTTAAAGAACGCCATCACGACTAACCAAATCAGTCACGCCTACCTCTTTGCGGGTCCCCGGGGAACGGGGAAAACGTCGGCCGCTAAGATCTTTGCTAAGGCCATCAATTGTCACCATCAAAAGGACGGCGAGCCCTGCAACGAATGTGACACCTGCAAGGCCATCACGGCCGGGACCTTAAACGACGTAATCGAAATCGATGCGGCTTCCAACAACGGGGTCGAAGAGATTCGCGATATTCGGGACAAGGTCAAGTATGCGCCGACCGTGGCCGACTATAAGGTCTACATCATCGACGAAGTGCATATGCTGTCGGCCGGCGCCTTCAACGCTTTGTTGAAGACCCTGGAAGAGCCGCCAGCTAACGTGATCTTCATTCTGGCGACCACGGAACCGCATAAGATTCCGGCGACCATCATCTCGCGGGTTCAACGGTTCGACTTCAAGCGGATCGCGGCCAGCGATAGCTACGACCGGATGACCTATATCCTGAAGCAGAAGAACGTGACCTACGACGACCAGGCCATCAAGGTGATTGCGAAGGCCGCCGAAGGGGGGATGCGGGATGCGTTGAGCATTCTGGATCAGGCGTTGTCGTTTGGGGACAATGAGATTACCCTGGATAACGCGTTGCTGGTCACCGGGAGTGTCACCCATGAACTCCTGGCGACCTACGTGCAACAGGTCTTGGCCGGTGAGACTAAAGCCGGTTTGGCCACGTTACAGTCGGTTCTGGAAGCCGGGAAGGATGCCGAACGCTTCACCGAAGACCTCATCAGCTACGCCCGCGACCTATTGTTGTACCAACAGGCCCCTCAATTGGTAGAAGAAGCGGAAATGGGGAGCGTGAGTGCGGACTTTCAGGCGCTGGCTAAGCAGACTCCGGCGGCGACCATGTACGCGATGATCAATGAGTTGAACGCGATTCAACAACAGATGCGCTTTACCACCCACCCCGACGTTTATCTGGAAATCCTGACCATCAAGTTGGCGGAAATCGGGCAGACCAAGGGCGCGGCGCCCGTTGCGGCAACAGCTGCACCGGTGGCTGCGGCCACGCCGACACCCGCGGCGGAGTCGCAGGTTCAGGCGTTGCAACACCAAGTCGATCAATTGAAGACCACTTTGGAACGGCTGGAGCAAGCTGGGGGCGTCAAGGCCGCACAACCGGCGGCCCGGCCGAAGCCTCGGGTAACGGCGAACCAGCAGGAAAAGGAAGTCAACCTGGCCAAGATCTATCCGGTCTTGGGGTCAGCGACCCGCGGGAAGCTGAACCAGTTGCAGGAGGTCTGGCCGGATCTGTTGAACAGCCTGTCGGTGACGCAACGGGCGGTGATGAAGGTGTCCCAACCCGTTGCGGCGGCGGATTCGGGGGTTATCGTGGCCTTCGACTACTCGTTCTTGTACCAACGGGCCACGACCGACCAGGAATTAACGGATGCGTTAGAGAACGGGTTGGACCGGATGATTGGGTCGGCGTTGCCGGTAGTCTTTGTGCCTAAGGACCAGTGGCCGACGATTCGGAAGGACTATCTGGCGACCCATAAGGCGGATCTCCAGCAACATGCGGCGAGTCACCAGGCAACGCCAGCTCCGGACGGGCAACCTACGGACGCTGTGGCCCCGATACCGGCGGACCAACCGGCCGCTAATCCGGTCGTGACTAAGGCCGAGGACCTCTTTGGTAAGGATATCGTGGATGTCCAACATGATTAA